The following proteins come from a genomic window of Pseudomonas sp. WJP1:
- the sorB gene encoding SorB family sulfite dehydrogenase c-type cytochrome subunit, translating to MKPIKFMTRLLCATQFCLAGMASAAPLSITLPPETAAFKPSALPGYPLAQQKCSICHSADYISFQPPGMSLAQWTAEAGKMQHVYGAPISDQDVTIIGAYLAATYGSARASDADVQAASYPSVNQSTAAPVAKADATALLQNNACLSCHAINHKVVGPAYHDVAAKYANDPQALAKVTSSIAHGGSGKWGDIPMPPFAQLSPDDLRSLATFILHQ from the coding sequence ATGAAACCCATCAAATTCATGACCCGCTTGCTGTGCGCGACGCAATTTTGCCTGGCTGGGATGGCCAGCGCAGCGCCTCTGTCGATCACCCTGCCGCCCGAAACAGCTGCGTTCAAACCCAGTGCGCTGCCTGGCTACCCATTGGCCCAACAGAAATGTTCCATCTGCCATTCAGCCGACTACATCAGCTTCCAGCCTCCGGGCATGAGCCTGGCGCAGTGGACGGCAGAAGCGGGCAAGATGCAGCACGTATACGGCGCTCCGATCAGCGATCAGGACGTGACCATCATCGGCGCCTACCTGGCGGCGACCTACGGCAGTGCCCGGGCGAGCGATGCCGATGTGCAGGCCGCCTCGTATCCGTCGGTAAACCAATCCACGGCAGCACCTGTGGCAAAAGCCGACGCCACGGCCCTGCTGCAGAACAACGCTTGCCTGTCCTGCCACGCGATCAATCACAAGGTCGTCGGCCCGGCCTATCACGATGTGGCTGCCAAGTACGCCAATGACCCGCAGGCCCTAGCCAAGGTTACGTCCAGTATTGCGCACGGCGGTAGCGGCAAATGGGGGGATATCCCGATGCCGCCTTTCGCGCAGTTAAGTCCGGATGATTTGCGCAGCCTGGCGACATTCATCCTTCACCAGTGA
- the mrdA gene encoding penicillin-binding protein 2, whose translation MPQPIPIKDHEKETRLVNKRLMACALFVGAITCALVVRLYVLQVVEFDYHSTISENNRVHVLPITPTRGLIYDRNGVVLADNRPSYNLTITRERASDVNQELDEVVSLLHLPAEDRTVFDKAMKQARHPFVPVTLFYELSEEQIAILAVNEFRLPGIDVEPQFVRHYPLGEHFAHSVGYVGRINEKESKVLDTVEYRGTQSIGKTGIEKFYESQLHGHVGYEEVETNAQGRVLRVLKHTDPVPGENIVLSLDVKLQEAAEHALGDRRGSVVALDPSTGEVLAMVSNPSFDPNLFVTGISSREYSTLRDSIDRPLFNRVLRGLYAPGSTIKPEVAIAGLDAGIVTPQTRVFDPGYYQLPDFDHKYRNWNHSGDGWVDMDAAIMRSNDTYFYDLAHKLGIDRLHDYMAMFGLGEKVSLDMFEESAGLMPSQAWKRATRRQPWFPGETVILGIGQGYMQVTPLQLAQATALIANKGVWNRPHLARTVDGVAPVDEHPMPNILLKDPRDWEQVNHGMQMVMHDARGIARAAAAGAQYRIAGKSGTAQVVAIKQGERYNREKTRERNRDNALFVGFAPAEHPQIVISVMIENGEAGGRVAGPVVRQIMDAWLLDQDGHLKPQYAVPGKAPGDPHV comes from the coding sequence ATGCCCCAGCCGATTCCGATCAAAGACCACGAAAAAGAGACCCGCCTGGTCAACAAGCGACTGATGGCCTGCGCTTTGTTCGTAGGCGCCATTACTTGTGCACTGGTGGTGCGCCTGTACGTCCTGCAGGTGGTGGAATTCGACTATCACTCCACGATTTCCGAAAACAATCGTGTACACGTGCTGCCGATCACGCCGACCCGAGGCTTGATCTATGACCGCAATGGCGTGGTCCTGGCGGACAACCGGCCCAGCTACAACCTGACGATCACTCGCGAACGCGCCTCCGATGTCAATCAAGAGCTGGACGAAGTGGTGAGCCTGTTGCATCTGCCGGCTGAAGACCGCACGGTGTTCGACAAGGCGATGAAACAGGCGCGGCATCCGTTCGTGCCGGTGACATTGTTCTATGAACTGAGCGAGGAGCAGATCGCGATACTGGCGGTCAACGAGTTCCGCTTGCCGGGCATCGATGTCGAGCCGCAGTTCGTGCGCCATTATCCGTTGGGCGAACACTTCGCTCATTCAGTTGGCTATGTCGGACGGATCAACGAGAAAGAGTCCAAGGTGCTGGATACAGTGGAGTATCGAGGCACCCAGTCCATCGGCAAGACCGGGATCGAAAAATTCTACGAGTCGCAACTGCACGGCCATGTGGGTTACGAGGAAGTCGAAACCAATGCCCAGGGCCGCGTGCTGCGCGTACTCAAGCACACTGATCCGGTGCCCGGTGAAAACATCGTCCTGAGCCTGGACGTCAAGCTGCAGGAGGCCGCCGAGCATGCCCTGGGCGATCGTCGCGGTTCAGTGGTCGCGCTTGATCCGTCGACCGGTGAAGTGCTGGCCATGGTCAGCAACCCGAGTTTCGATCCCAACCTGTTCGTCACCGGAATCAGCTCCAGGGAATATTCGACGCTACGCGATTCCATTGACCGACCGCTGTTCAACCGTGTGCTGCGCGGGCTCTACGCGCCGGGCTCGACCATCAAGCCGGAAGTCGCGATTGCCGGGCTCGACGCGGGCATCGTCACGCCGCAGACCCGGGTCTTCGATCCGGGCTATTACCAGCTCCCGGATTTTGATCACAAGTACCGCAACTGGAACCACAGCGGTGACGGTTGGGTGGACATGGACGCGGCGATCATGCGTTCCAACGACACCTACTTCTACGACCTCGCGCACAAGCTGGGCATCGATCGGCTGCATGACTACATGGCAATGTTCGGTCTAGGGGAAAAGGTCTCGCTGGACATGTTCGAAGAGTCCGCCGGGTTGATGCCCTCCCAAGCCTGGAAGCGCGCAACGCGTCGTCAGCCATGGTTCCCTGGGGAAACCGTGATCCTGGGCATCGGTCAAGGTTACATGCAGGTCACGCCGCTGCAACTGGCCCAGGCCACGGCGCTGATTGCCAACAAGGGCGTGTGGAATCGACCGCACCTGGCCAGGACCGTGGACGGCGTCGCGCCGGTGGACGAGCATCCGATGCCCAACATCCTGCTCAAGGACCCGCGCGACTGGGAGCAGGTCAACCACGGTATGCAGATGGTCATGCACGATGCCCGCGGGATCGCCCGGGCCGCGGCAGCGGGGGCGCAGTACCGTATCGCCGGCAAGAGCGGCACCGCGCAAGTGGTGGCGATCAAGCAGGGCGAGCGTTACAACCGCGAGAAAACCCGCGAGCGCAACCGCGACAATGCCTTGTTTGTTGGTTTCGCCCCGGCCGAACATCCGCAGATCGTGATTTCGGTGATGATCGAAAACGGCGAGGCCGGTGGCCGTGTCGCCGGTCCCGTGGTGCGGCAGATCATGGACGCCTGGCTACTCGATCAGGACGGCCATCTCAAGCCGCAATACGCAGTGCCGGGCAAGGCACCGGGCGATCCTCACGTCTGA
- the rhtA gene encoding threonine/homoserine exporter RhtA — translation MNDQPRSLASTLFSVGLLLIAMASIQSGASLAKSMFPIIGAQGTTTLRLTFASVIMVLLLRPWRAKLTAKSLRTVIVYGMALGGMNFLFYMSLRTVPLGIAVALEFTGPLAVAIYASRRAIDFLWIALAAVGLLLLIPTGATAQGIDLLGAGYALGAGVCWALYILFGQKAGADNGVQTAALGVVIAALFVAPIGIVHAGTALLTPSLIPIAIGVAVLSTALPYTLEMVALTRMPAKTFGTLMSIEPAVGALSGLLFLQEFLSLSQWMAILCIILASVGATMTMGSAAKPAVAAD, via the coding sequence ATGAATGATCAGCCGCGCAGCCTTGCCTCGACCCTGTTTTCGGTCGGCCTGCTATTAATAGCCATGGCATCGATTCAGTCGGGAGCCTCGCTGGCCAAAAGCATGTTCCCAATCATTGGCGCCCAGGGCACCACCACCCTGCGATTGACCTTCGCCAGCGTGATCATGGTGTTGCTGCTGCGCCCATGGCGGGCGAAGCTCACCGCAAAATCACTGCGCACCGTGATTGTCTATGGCATGGCACTGGGCGGCATGAACTTCCTCTTCTATATGTCCCTGCGTACGGTGCCCCTGGGTATCGCGGTCGCGCTGGAGTTCACCGGGCCATTGGCCGTTGCCATCTATGCTTCACGCCGCGCCATCGACTTTTTGTGGATTGCCCTGGCCGCTGTCGGCCTGCTGCTGTTGATACCGACGGGGGCCACGGCACAAGGCATTGATCTGCTGGGGGCCGGTTACGCATTGGGAGCGGGTGTCTGCTGGGCGCTGTACATTCTTTTCGGGCAAAAGGCCGGTGCCGACAACGGTGTGCAGACTGCCGCCCTGGGCGTCGTGATTGCCGCACTGTTCGTCGCTCCGATCGGCATTGTTCATGCGGGAACGGCGCTGTTGACCCCATCCTTGATTCCGATCGCCATCGGTGTCGCCGTACTGTCCACGGCCCTCCCCTACACACTGGAAATGGTCGCCCTCACGCGCATGCCGGCCAAGACCTTCGGCACACTGATGAGCATCGAACCCGCGGTGGGCGCCTTGTCCGGTTTGTTGTTCCTGCAAGAGTTCCTGTCTTTGTCACAATGGATGGCCATCCTGTGCATCATCCTGGCTTCCGTGGGTGCCACCATGACCATGGGCAGTGCCGCCAAGCCCGCCGTTGCAGCCGATTGA
- a CDS encoding TetR/AcrR family transcriptional regulator: protein MRYSASHKLETREKLLQSSAVSAKQSGFSTVGVDGLMKAIGLSGGAFYSHFASKDELFASIVERELRQSLERLGADQDRDKFERCLKLYLSMSHVEHPETGCALPALGAEIARSDPLIRQQAEHWICQLQESWARVLESDSLAWAILSQCIGALVVARMLVTPDLQRRVLKSSHEEIGRQLSGPRA, encoded by the coding sequence ATGCGTTATTCAGCCAGTCACAAACTGGAAACCCGAGAGAAACTGCTGCAAAGCAGCGCGGTGTCGGCCAAGCAATCCGGTTTTTCCACGGTGGGGGTCGACGGTTTGATGAAAGCCATCGGCTTGAGTGGTGGCGCGTTCTACAGTCACTTCGCGTCGAAGGATGAGTTGTTCGCGTCCATTGTCGAGCGCGAGTTGCGGCAAAGCCTGGAACGCTTGGGGGCTGATCAGGATCGCGACAAATTCGAGCGTTGCCTCAAGCTCTACTTGAGCATGTCCCACGTCGAGCACCCGGAAACCGGTTGTGCATTACCGGCGTTGGGCGCCGAGATTGCTCGCTCCGATCCGCTGATTCGACAGCAGGCCGAGCACTGGATCTGCCAGCTTCAGGAGAGTTGGGCGCGGGTGCTGGAGAGCGACAGCCTGGCCTGGGCGATTCTGTCGCAATGCATCGGAGCCTTGGTGGTGGCGCGAATGCTGGTCACGCCGGATCTGCAGCGCAGGGTGCTGAAGTCCAGCCATGAGGAGATAGGCCGCCAGCTGTCAGGCCCGCGGGCCTGA
- a CDS encoding SDR family oxidoreductase — translation MNNKKVVLVVGAGDATGGAIAKRFAQEGFVACVTRRSADKLQPLVDTIRASGGEAHGFACDARKEDDVVALVEQIESDIGPIEAFVFNIGANVPCSILEETARKYFKIWEMACFSGFLNGREVAKRMAKRQRGTILFTGATAGLRGAAGFAAFAGAKHGIRALAQSMARELGPMNIHVAHVVVDGAIDTDFIRDSFPEKYATKDQDGILNPEHIAENYWYLHSQPRDAWTFELDLRPWSERW, via the coding sequence ATGAATAACAAAAAGGTCGTACTGGTTGTCGGTGCGGGAGATGCCACGGGTGGCGCCATTGCCAAGCGGTTTGCACAGGAGGGATTCGTGGCCTGCGTGACCCGTCGCAGCGCGGACAAGCTCCAGCCTCTGGTCGATACCATCAGGGCCAGCGGCGGTGAAGCCCACGGCTTCGCCTGCGATGCCCGCAAAGAAGACGATGTGGTTGCACTGGTCGAGCAAATCGAAAGCGACATCGGCCCGATCGAAGCGTTCGTGTTCAACATTGGCGCCAACGTGCCCTGCAGCATTCTCGAAGAGACGGCCCGCAAGTACTTCAAGATCTGGGAAATGGCCTGTTTCTCAGGCTTTCTCAATGGCAGGGAAGTGGCCAAGCGCATGGCCAAGCGGCAACGGGGCACTATCTTGTTCACCGGCGCCACTGCCGGCTTACGCGGTGCTGCAGGCTTTGCCGCGTTCGCCGGGGCCAAGCACGGGATCCGTGCGCTGGCGCAAAGCATGGCTCGGGAACTGGGGCCGATGAATATTCACGTCGCCCACGTCGTGGTCGACGGCGCCATCGACACCGATTTCATTCGTGACAGCTTCCCCGAGAAGTACGCAACCAAGGACCAGGACGGCATTCTCAACCCCGAGCACATCGCCGAGAACTATTGGTACCTGCACAGCCAGCCGCGCGACGCCTGGACCTTCGAGCTGGACCTGCGCCCCTGGAGCGAACGCTGGTAA
- a CDS encoding 2-hydroxychromene-2-carboxylate isomerase, whose amino-acid sequence MSKTVEFYFDLGSPATYLAYTQLPKICEQTDSQLIYVPILLGGVFKATGNASPATIPAKGRYMFIDLDRYAKRYGVPLKINPHFPINTLLLMRAVTGMQMRHPERFAAFIDCLFKALWIEGRNLNDPATVGAVLRENSFDPEEILALTVDEDVKNELKETTEKAVQRGVFGAPSMFVGDQLYFGQDRLDFVIEALG is encoded by the coding sequence ATGAGCAAAACCGTGGAGTTCTATTTCGACCTGGGCAGTCCCGCCACCTACCTGGCGTACACCCAGCTACCGAAGATCTGTGAGCAGACCGACAGCCAGCTGATCTACGTGCCAATCCTGCTCGGCGGGGTGTTCAAAGCCACCGGCAACGCTTCCCCGGCGACTATCCCTGCCAAGGGCCGCTACATGTTCATAGACCTGGATCGGTATGCCAAACGCTACGGTGTGCCACTGAAAATCAACCCGCACTTCCCGATCAACACACTGCTGCTCATGCGTGCCGTGACAGGCATGCAGATGCGTCACCCTGAGCGCTTTGCCGCATTCATCGATTGCCTGTTCAAGGCGCTTTGGATCGAAGGTCGCAACCTTAATGATCCGGCCACTGTCGGGGCAGTACTGAGGGAAAACAGTTTCGACCCGGAAGAAATCCTGGCCCTGACCGTCGACGAGGATGTCAAAAACGAGCTCAAGGAAACCACCGAAAAAGCCGTGCAACGCGGCGTATTCGGTGCACCGAGCATGTTTGTCGGCGATCAGCTGTACTTCGGCCAGGATCGACTGGACTTTGTCATCGAAGCCCTGGGTTAA
- a CDS encoding aminopeptidase P family protein yields MNTQFTITGSVPQRLAQTRELMSREGIHALLVPSADPHLSEYLPGYWQGRQWLSGFHGSVGTLIVTADFAGVWADSRYWEQASKELKGSGIELVKLQPGQPGPLDWLAEQTPQGGVVAVDGAVMAVASARTLGGKLEERGARLRTDIDLLSEVWSNRPSLPNEPIYQHLPPQATVSRGEKLAKLRETLQARGADWHFIATLDDIAWLFNLRGGDVSFNPVFVSFALISQQQATLFVALSKVDAQLRAVLEQDGVTLRDYSEVADALRAVPTGTSLLVDPARVTAGLLDNLDSGVKLLEGLNPTTLAKSQKSLADAEYIRQAMEQDGAALCEFFTWLESAWGQERITELTIDEKLTAARERRPGYVSLSFNTIAAFNANGAMPHYHATEEEHAVIEGDGLLLIDSGGQYLGGTTDITRMVPVGTPTSEQKRDCTRVLKGVIALSRAQFPKGILSPLLDAIARAPIWAESVDYGHGTGHGVGYFLNVHEGPQVIAYQAAPAPQTAMLPGMITSIEPGTYRPGRWGVRIENLAMNREAGSSEFGEFLKFETLTLCPIDTRCLETSLLSEEEKQWLNAYHAEVRERLSPLLDGAALEWLNTRTAAI; encoded by the coding sequence ATGAATACGCAGTTTACGATCACCGGGTCAGTGCCCCAGCGCCTGGCGCAAACCCGCGAGCTGATGAGCCGGGAAGGTATCCATGCCTTGCTGGTGCCGTCGGCCGATCCCCACCTGTCCGAATACCTGCCGGGTTACTGGCAAGGGCGTCAATGGTTGTCGGGTTTCCACGGTTCGGTCGGCACCTTGATCGTTACCGCGGATTTCGCCGGTGTTTGGGCTGACAGCCGTTACTGGGAGCAAGCGAGCAAGGAACTCAAGGGCAGTGGCATCGAGTTGGTCAAGCTGCAACCCGGCCAACCCGGACCGCTGGACTGGTTGGCCGAGCAAACCCCGCAGGGTGGTGTGGTCGCGGTCGATGGCGCGGTGATGGCGGTGGCTTCCGCACGCACGCTGGGCGGCAAGCTTGAGGAGCGGGGCGCACGCCTGCGCACCGACATCGACCTGTTGAGCGAAGTCTGGAGCAACCGCCCAAGCCTGCCGAACGAACCGATCTATCAGCACCTGCCGCCACAAGCCACCGTCAGCCGTGGCGAAAAACTCGCCAAACTGCGCGAAACCCTGCAGGCACGGGGTGCCGACTGGCATTTCATCGCCACCCTGGATGACATCGCCTGGCTGTTCAACCTGCGCGGCGGCGATGTGTCGTTCAACCCGGTGTTCGTTTCTTTCGCCTTGATCAGCCAGCAACAGGCAACCCTGTTCGTCGCGCTGAGCAAGGTCGATGCGCAGTTGCGTGCGGTCCTGGAACAGGACGGCGTGACCCTGCGCGATTACAGCGAAGTGGCCGACGCCCTGCGCGCGGTGCCGACGGGCACTAGCCTGCTGGTCGATCCGGCGCGGGTAACGGCAGGTTTGCTGGATAACCTCGACAGCGGTGTCAAACTGCTCGAAGGCCTGAATCCGACCACCCTTGCCAAGTCGCAGAAGAGCCTGGCTGACGCCGAATACATCCGCCAGGCCATGGAGCAGGACGGTGCAGCGCTGTGCGAATTCTTCACCTGGCTCGAATCGGCCTGGGGCCAAGAGCGTATTACCGAACTGACTATCGACGAAAAACTGACCGCAGCGCGTGAACGTCGGCCGGGCTATGTGTCGCTGAGCTTCAACACCATTGCCGCCTTCAACGCCAACGGCGCCATGCCCCATTACCACGCCACCGAAGAAGAGCACGCGGTGATCGAAGGTGACGGCTTGTTGCTGATCGATTCCGGTGGCCAGTACCTGGGCGGCACCACCGACATCACACGGATGGTGCCGGTCGGCACGCCGACCAGCGAGCAGAAACGCGATTGCACCCGCGTGCTCAAGGGCGTGATTGCCCTGTCCCGTGCGCAATTCCCCAAAGGTATCCTGTCGCCACTGCTTGACGCCATCGCCCGGGCGCCGATCTGGGCCGAAAGCGTCGATTATGGTCACGGTACCGGTCACGGCGTCGGCTACTTCCTCAACGTTCACGAAGGTCCCCAGGTCATTGCCTACCAGGCCGCGCCCGCGCCGCAAACCGCCATGCTGCCAGGCATGATCACCTCGATCGAGCCAGGCACTTACCGTCCAGGCCGTTGGGGTGTGCGCATCGAGAACCTGGCGATGAACCGCGAGGCAGGCAGCAGCGAATTCGGCGAATTCCTCAAGTTCGAAACCCTGACCCTGTGCCCGATCGACACGCGCTGCCTGGAAACCTCGCTGCTGAGCGAAGAGGAAAAGCAGTGGTTGAACGCTTACCATGCCGAAGTGCGCGAGCGTTTAAGCCCGTTGCTCGACGGCGCTGCACTGGAGTGGTTGAACACTCGCACTGCGGCTATTTGA
- a CDS encoding aminotransferase class V-fold PLP-dependent enzyme, which yields MNKRPLYFDYAATTPVDERVIKIMVECLGFDGNFGNPASSSHAFGQQARQSVEQARRQVAELVGATPEQIVWTSGATESNNLALKGVAQARGVAGGHLITSQIEHKAILDTARQLQDSGVAVTYLVPDADGLITAQAVSEAMREDTFLVSLMLVNNELGTVNDIPAIGQVVRERNALFHVDAAQGAGKVAIDLAQWPVDLMSFSAHKLYGPKGIGALYVGPRAQQRLLAQIHGGGHEGGLRSGTLATHQIAAMGAAFALAAASFDEEKALIVHLRERLLDQVLNIPGVRLNGSPTQRIPHTLSLTFSEGEFNSAALLASMAFSATSACNSASNAPSHVLLALGHDARTASRTIRLSLGRFTTEQDIDQAVQLIKTACASAPAFWQ from the coding sequence ATGAATAAACGTCCGCTGTATTTCGACTACGCCGCCACCACGCCGGTGGATGAGCGGGTCATCAAGATCATGGTCGAATGCCTGGGCTTCGACGGTAACTTCGGCAACCCGGCCTCCAGCTCCCACGCCTTTGGCCAGCAGGCCCGGCAATCGGTAGAGCAGGCGCGGCGCCAGGTCGCCGAACTGGTCGGTGCCACGCCTGAACAGATCGTCTGGACCTCCGGTGCCACCGAATCCAACAACCTGGCCCTCAAGGGTGTGGCCCAGGCACGCGGCGTCGCCGGTGGCCACCTCATCACCAGCCAGATCGAACACAAGGCCATCCTCGATACCGCCAGGCAGTTGCAGGACAGCGGCGTAGCGGTGACGTACCTGGTGCCGGACGCCGATGGCCTGATCACCGCGCAAGCGGTCAGCGAAGCCATGCGCGAGGACACCTTCCTGGTGTCGCTGATGCTGGTCAACAATGAACTGGGCACGGTCAACGACATCCCGGCCATCGGCCAAGTGGTGCGTGAGCGCAATGCGTTGTTTCATGTCGACGCGGCGCAAGGCGCGGGCAAGGTTGCGATCGACCTGGCGCAGTGGCCGGTGGACCTGATGTCCTTCTCGGCACACAAGCTCTATGGTCCCAAAGGCATTGGCGCGCTGTATGTTGGCCCGCGTGCGCAGCAGCGCCTGCTGGCGCAGATCCACGGCGGCGGTCACGAAGGCGGCCTGCGTTCCGGTACCCTGGCGACCCACCAGATTGCCGCGATGGGCGCGGCCTTTGCCTTGGCGGCGGCCTCGTTCGATGAAGAAAAAGCCTTGATCGTGCACCTGCGCGAGCGCCTGCTTGATCAAGTGCTGAACATTCCTGGCGTGCGGCTCAATGGCAGCCCCACTCAACGCATCCCGCATACATTGAGCCTGACCTTCAGTGAAGGCGAGTTCAATTCGGCGGCATTGCTCGCCTCGATGGCTTTTTCCGCGACCTCGGCCTGTAATTCTGCAAGCAATGCGCCATCCCATGTGCTGCTGGCCCTGGGGCATGATGCCCGTACGGCGAGTCGCACCATTCGCTTGAGCCTGGGGCGTTTCACCACCGAACAGGATATCGATCAAGCGGTACAGCTGATTAAAACCGCCTGCGCCAGTGCTCCGGCATTCTGGCAATAG
- a CDS encoding LysE family translocator yields the protein MTLSLDLLLGFALFALVTSITPGPNNTMLLASGVNFGFHRTIPHMLGITCGFFVLVVAVGFGLGAVFQAYPVLYTVLRYVGAAYLLYLAWKIAHSGPVSDSGKGEAKPISYLGAAAFQWVNPKAWIMAIGAISTYTPMQGYFTNVIVIAAVFALINLPSVGVWAACGTLLRNVLKDRRWLRLFNWGMAALLVASLYPILLESFS from the coding sequence ATGACTCTCTCACTCGATCTGCTGCTGGGCTTTGCCCTGTTCGCCCTCGTCACCTCGATCACACCCGGTCCGAACAACACCATGTTGCTGGCATCCGGGGTGAACTTCGGCTTCCATCGAACCATCCCCCATATGCTGGGTATCACCTGCGGATTCTTCGTGCTGGTCGTGGCGGTGGGGTTCGGGCTGGGCGCGGTGTTCCAGGCGTATCCTGTGCTCTACACCGTGCTGCGCTACGTCGGTGCGGCGTACTTGCTGTACCTGGCGTGGAAAATCGCCCATTCCGGGCCCGTTTCGGACAGCGGCAAAGGCGAGGCCAAGCCGATCAGCTACCTGGGCGCCGCGGCGTTCCAGTGGGTCAATCCCAAGGCCTGGATCATGGCCATCGGTGCCATCAGCACCTACACACCGATGCAGGGCTATTTCACCAATGTGATTGTGATTGCCGCGGTGTTTGCCCTGATCAACCTGCCGAGCGTCGGTGTGTGGGCCGCTTGCGGCACGCTGTTGCGCAATGTTCTAAAAGACCGGCGCTGGTTGCGCCTGTTCAACTGGGGCATGGCCGCGCTGCTGGTGGCGTCGCTGTATCCGATATTGCTCGAGAGCTTTAGCTGA
- the msuE gene encoding FMN reductase, translated as MSRPLKVVALSGGTWRPSRTLVLTQALLAQLAEQLPIDSKLIELGDIARPLGAALSRQELAADIEAELQAIENADLLIVAAPVYRGSYPGLLKHLFDLIDLNALINTPVLLAATGGSERHALVLDHQLRPLFSFFQALTLPIGVYATEADFSNYQITSEPLKARIRLAAERAAPLFGVHPNNLLKIA; from the coding sequence ATGTCGCGTCCATTGAAAGTCGTTGCCCTCTCCGGTGGTACCTGGCGTCCGTCGCGCACCCTGGTGCTGACCCAGGCGCTGTTGGCGCAGTTGGCCGAGCAACTGCCGATCGACAGCAAGCTCATCGAACTGGGTGACATTGCCCGGCCACTGGGCGCGGCGCTGTCTCGCCAGGAACTGGCGGCGGATATCGAAGCCGAACTGCAAGCGATCGAAAACGCCGACTTGTTGATCGTCGCCGCGCCCGTTTATCGCGGTTCCTACCCGGGCCTGCTCAAGCACCTGTTCGATCTGATTGACCTGAATGCGCTGATCAACACGCCAGTACTGCTGGCCGCCACCGGAGGCAGCGAACGTCACGCGCTGGTGCTCGATCATCAACTGCGGCCTCTGTTCAGTTTCTTCCAGGCCTTGACCTTGCCGATTGGCGTGTATGCCACCGAAGCCGATTTCTCCAATTACCAAATCACCAGTGAGCCCTTGAAGGCCCGCATTCGCCTGGCTGCAGAACGCGCCGCGCCGCTGTTCGGCGTGCACCCCAACAATCTGCTGAAAATCGCTTAA
- the ssuD gene encoding FMNH2-dependent alkanesulfonate monooxygenase: protein MDVFWFLPTHGDGHYLGTTQGARPVTLNYLKQVAQAADSLGYHGVLIPTGRSCEDSWVIASALVPLTERLRYLVAIRPGIISPTVSARMAATLDRLSGGRLLINVVTGGDPDENRGDGSFLDHSERYEVTDEFLKIWRRVLQGESVDFEGKHLRVQNAKALYPPVQKPYPPLYFGGSSDAAHDLAAEQVDVYLTWGEPPAAVAQKLADVRERAARNGRTVKFGIRLHVIVRETAEEAWKAADKLIEHISDETIAAAQKSFSRFDSEGQRRMAALHDGRRDNLEISPNLWAGVGLVRGGAGTALVGDPQQVAARIKEYADLGIESFIFSGYPHLEEAYRFAELVFPLLSEPYASLAGRGVTNLTGPFGEMIANDVLPAKA, encoded by the coding sequence ATGGATGTTTTCTGGTTCCTGCCGACCCACGGCGACGGTCACTACCTGGGCACCACCCAGGGCGCACGCCCGGTAACGCTGAATTATCTGAAACAGGTGGCCCAGGCGGCGGACAGCCTCGGTTACCACGGTGTATTGATCCCGACCGGGCGCTCCTGCGAAGACTCGTGGGTCATCGCTTCGGCGCTGGTGCCGCTGACCGAACGCTTGCGGTACCTGGTGGCGATCCGGCCGGGGATCATTTCGCCAACAGTTTCGGCGCGCATGGCCGCCACCCTGGATCGACTGTCCGGTGGCCGTTTACTGATCAATGTGGTGACCGGCGGCGACCCGGATGAAAACCGTGGCGACGGCAGTTTCCTCGATCACAGCGAGCGCTACGAAGTCACTGACGAATTCCTGAAGATCTGGCGTCGCGTACTGCAAGGCGAATCGGTGGATTTCGAAGGTAAACACCTGCGGGTACAGAACGCCAAGGCTCTGTATCCGCCGGTGCAGAAACCCTATCCGCCGCTGTACTTCGGCGGTTCGTCCGATGCTGCCCATGACCTGGCCGCCGAACAGGTCGATGTCTACCTGACCTGGGGCGAACCTCCGGCGGCCGTGGCGCAAAAACTCGCCGATGTCCGTGAACGTGCTGCACGCAATGGACGTACGGTGAAGTTCGGGATTCGATTGCATGTGATCGTGCGTGAAACCGCCGAAGAAGCCTGGAAAGCCGCTGACAAATTGATCGAACACATCAGCGACGAGACCATCGCCGCCGCACAGAAGTCTTTCTCGCGCTTCGACTCGGAAGGTCAGCGGCGCATGGCCGCCCTGCATGACGGGCGTCGTGACAACCTGGAGATCTCGCCCAACCTGTGGGCCGGTGTCGGGCTGGTGCGCGGCGGTGCCGGGACGGCGCTGGTGGGCGATCCGCAGCAGGTGGCGGCGCGGATCAAGGAGTACGCGGACCTGGGCATCGAGAGTTTCATCTTCTCCGGCTATCCGCACCTTGAGGAGGCTTATCGCTTTGCCGAACTGGTGTTCCCGCTGTTGTCCGAGCCGTATGCCAGCCTGGCCGGTCGCGGCGTCACCAACCTCACCGGGCCGTTTGGCGAAATGATCGCCAATGACGTGTTGCCAGCCAAAGCCTGA